GCATCCCAGTTCATAAGCCAGCAGGATAGCTTTCTCCACATCCTCTAATGTTGCCTCAAAGGGCAGGTTTATGGTCTTGGAAATGCTGTTATCGGTCCAGCGCTGGAAAGCCGCCTGCATCCGGACGTGCCACTCCGGGGCTATATCCAGGGCTGTGACGAAAACCCGGCGCACATCGGGCGGTATCTCCTCTATATCTTGGATCCGGCCTTTTTCCGCTACCTTCCTCATGATTTCAAGGTTGTAAAAACCTCGCTCCTTAGCCACCTTTTCAAAAAGGGGGTTTATTTCAGGAAAGGCATCTTCGTCCAGGATATGCTTGCGGGTGAAAGCCAGGGCAAAGATGGGCTCAATGCCCGATGAGCACCCGGCTATGATGGAAATGCTCCCAGTAGGGGCAAGAGTGGTGGTGGCGGCATTGCGGATACCGTGCTCCTTTATGCGCTCCACAAGCCCTACCCAGTCAAAACTGGAAGAAGAAGTTCGTGGGTCGGGCAGCGGAAGTTTGCCCTCGGGGTAGATGGAGCCTCCGAAGGCCGGGAAGGGCCCCCGTTCTCTGGCCAGTTCCACCGAGGCCTCCTTGCTCCAGTAAGCTATGGCTTCCATAATCTTTTCAGCTACCTCTAAGGCCTCTTCGGAGTCATAGGGTATCCCGAGTTTTATGAGCATATCGGCAAAACCCATAACTCCAAGGCCGATTTTACGGGTCCGCAGCGTCGCTTCCTTTATCTGGGGGAGAGGGAATTTGTTCACGGTGATGACATTATCCAGAAAGCGAACTGCCAGCTTGACCGTCCGCTCCAGCTTTTCCCAATCAATACGGCCGTCGTCCGTAACCATATTGGAAAGGTTTATGGATCCGAGGTTGCAGGATTCGTATGGGAGGAGGGGTTGTTCACCGCAGGGATTTGTGGATTCAATTTTCCCCAGGTTAGGAGTGGGGTTGAATTCGTTTATCCGATCAAGGAAGACTACACCGGGTTCGCCGTTGCGCCAGGCCCCTTCCACGATTTTGTTGAAAACCTCTCTCGCCCTCAGGCGCCTGACTACTTCTCCATTGCGGGGGTTTATGAGCTCATATTCCCCGTCTTCCCTCAGAGCCTGGATGAAGCGGTCCGTTATAGCCACGCTTATGTTGAAGTTGGCGAAGGCCCCTTCTTTCTCTTTGCAGGTGATAAATTCCAGGATATCAGGATGATCCACCCGCAGGATGCCCATGTTAGCCCCGCGGCGGCGGTTGTGCACCAGAAAGCCGTTGGCCACGAATTCGGCCCCCGTCACCTCTATGTCCATGGTGTAGGCTCTATCTTTTTCTACATCTGTAACGCGAGTGTAATAGAGATTGCTCCGCAAGAGTTCATCTCTGGGCTGAAGGCCATTGCGGACGCCTGAAGCTCCGGTAAGTTTTTCTTCCAGGCGCTGTCTCTTGAGTTCGCTTCGGAACCCTATTGTTCTGGCAAAATGCAGGAGGCTTGGCCTGTGAGATATCCTCAGCTCATAAACGGGCTTCCCGCCCTTCTTCCTCTCAGCGGCTCGTGAGACGATCCCGAGCGCCAGGAGGAGTTGCTGGACCTGCTCAATGAGTTCCTTTGAGGGGTTACGAAGGCGAACGTGCCCTTTCGGGGAAACATCCCCATTGCCTTCAAAGAGCCCCCTCAGGAAAGCCCGCACACTTTCAGGGGAAGCTGTGAGGATGAGGGCGGGAATTCCAGCGCGGGCGGTCCCTTCTTTGTTCAGTCCAGCTTCCTGCCACCACTCAGCCAGAGCAGCATTGCGAGCTACAATCAGGGATGAGGCATGGCCTTTCTTCTGCCCCCTGGCAGGGTTCAGGCCGAACTTCCGCAAAGCCTCTTCAAGCCATTTTTCTACATCCGGTGTGTTGCAAGGCGCATGGAAAACCAGGCATTCCGGCTTCCCGTTCGGAGCGGAAAGAGAGCCATTTGCGATGAAATAACCCACCAGCTCCGCCAAATCCGGATTCATCCTATCGGGCAGGGTGATGGGGGTGACATCGTGATGCTCAAGGGGGCAGGGTGGAAGGGAAGCATCGTGCCCGGTATACCCTCCTAACCTCACCACGAGCCTGTCGCCTGGTTTTACCTTCTCCGCGGCTTTCCACTCAATTCGCCCATCCTCTGTAACCACCCGGACCAGATGGTTATAGGTGGCCTCCAGATACAGGCCCAGGTCTGTTCTTATGCGGTAAACTTCAGCGGTGCCGTTATCCTGAGCGAGGAAGGCAGGTTCAAAGCCATCGCGCCCCAATACTTCCTCATTCAGGGGGTTATCCCCCATCGGAGGAGCGTTAAGGAACGCTCCGAGCCTCTGAAGACCCCTGGTGGTTCGGACCCATGTCCTGACCGAGAGGCATCCACCCTGTTTTATCACATCGGTGGCGGTATCAAAGACTCGCATGAAACTCACCGGACCAGAAGCGATCCCTCCGGTGGAACGGACTACATCGCCTTTGGGGCGCAGGCGGGAGAAGCTGAAACCCGTGCCTCCGCCCGACTGGTGAATGAGGGCTGTGGCTTTCACAGCCTCAAAAATGCTGGACATATCATCATCCACCGGGATTACAAAACAGGCGCTTAGTTGTCCCAGAGGAGTGCCGGCGTTCATCAGGGTTGGGGAGTTGGGCAGAAAATCAAAGCTGACCATAAGCTGGTAAAACTTTTCAGCCCACTCTTCCTTCCGAGATTCCTCAGCCTCAGCCACGGCTTTGGCCACCCGGCGAAACATTTCCTCGGGTGTTTCTATAACGTTGCCTTTCTCATCCTTCCTCAAGTAGCGCTTTTTAAGAGTAGCTGCGGCGGCGGGTGAAAGCTTAAGGGTCATCTTTATCCCCTCCTTCCCAGTTTTATTTAACCGAACCTGTGGCAGCAGCGAAAAGCCTCAGGAAACTCTCCCCTGTTCTAACTTCAGGTGGAAATTGCTCTTTGAGGTTGTAATTCCTCCTGAGCTTCCTTCCCCACTTTTCTTCCCACCTTTCTCTGTATTCCTCCAGGGGCGATTCTCCCTGGGCAAAACGAGCGGCTACTTCTCCTGCCAGAGCTCCAGCAGCCATGGCGAAAGGAATTCCCCCGCCGGTCAAGGGGTCCACCTGCCCGGCTGCATCTCCTACCAGTATTATCCCCGGCCCCACAATGGTTTCCAGAGGTCGCAGGGGAACCAGGCCGGTAATGAGGGTTACAGGGCTTCCCTTAGAGAGGGCCGGGATGGATTCAATGAACCGCACCAGGTAATTGATTGCAGGCTCTCTGGCCAGATTGGCCTGCACCCCAAGGCCGACGTTGGCCTTCCCTTCGCCTTTCGGGAAAACCCAGGCATAACCACCGGGGGCAAACTCAGGAGTCAGGTAGTAAAGAGTAATAGATGGGTCCACCTCAATTCCGGAGAGGAGAAACTGAGCGCAGGAGATAGCTTCTTTCGGAGGCAAGGTAGTATTAATCCCTGCCCATCGCCCTGCTTCCGATTCGACTCCGTCGGCGGCTATAACCACCTTAGCTTCCACTTCTTTCTCCACTCCCGCAGCTTTAACCCTGACCCCTCTTATTCTGCCTCCGTCCATAAGCAGGCCGACGGCCGGGGTTTTGACCAGAACCTTAGCTCCAGCCCTGGCAGCTTCCTCCGCCAGGAAACGGTCAAATATCCGGCGCTCCAGGATAAAACCTTCCCCGGCCTGGAAGGATTTCCAGAGCTTAAAGGTCTTCCCATCCTGGAAATAGAAGGCGGCCCCGGTGATGGTAGAGGCCACGAAAGAAGGCATGGGTTCAAAGAATCTCCTGAGAGCCTCAGCCGATATCCCTTCGGCGCAGCGGACAGGGCTCCCTATTTCTTGTCGCTTTTCCAGAAGCAGGACCGAAGCTCCGTGGCGGGCAGCGTACAGGGCAGCCATAGAGCCAGCCGGCCCGGCCCCGATTACCACCACATCATAGGAGGAATCAGGAGAAGGATGAACGGCCCTGGAGGTAGCCCTTGGGATAGATAAAGCTCCACTGGGGCAAACCCTAACACACAGGCCGCAATCGTTACAGGCCTCACCGACCACAACCCTCGTTTCGGCCAGGGAGAGGGCTTTCTGAGGACAAAGGCTGACACATCCCCCACAGTATGAGCAAAGGCCTGACTCTACTTTTACCATTACTCCTCTCCCAGGAGTTTCTCTATCTCCCTCTTCAGACTTTCCAGATCCTCCAGGGGCAGGTAAACCGAGGCGAAGCGTATGTAAGCCACCTGGTCCAGCTCCTTGAGCTTCTCCAGGACCATCTGACCGATGAGGCGGCTTGGGACTTCGGCTTTGCCCATGGCCCGGATTCTATCCTCAATTTCATCGGCAAGGTTTTCAATAGTTTCAAAGGGAATGGGCCTTTTAGCGCAGGCCTTCCGGATTCCCGTTAAAAGCTTTTCCCGGTCAAACTCCTCCCTGCGTCCGTCCCTTTTAATCACCACAGGGGTAGCCATCACGGTTTCGTAGGAAGTAAACCGCTTCCCGCAGCTCTTACATACCCTTCGCCTTCGGATACCCTTGGGGCTATGGCGGGTATCGGTCACCCTGGATTCGGTGCTTCCACAGTAAGGACACCTCAGCACTTCAGCTCCTTTACATAATGAACTAAATGTTTGGTCTTTGATGGGTAAAACCACAAAATTTAGTGGCTTACCTTCTATAAGTTTAGCACACTTTCGCCCTCGTGGCAACCCCCTAACGTGTTAAAATTTCTAATGCTTCTCTAACGTTCCTCTATCGCCTCTCTAATGCGCCTGTGCTTTAATGCCCCTTGCGGGAGGGCAGGATGGGTAAGATAACCTGTGCTAATTGCGGGATCGTGATAAATTGGAAACCCACGGTGGTGGAAGGCAGGTTCTACTGCTGCGTGGGATGCAGCCAGGGAGGACCCTGTACGTGCGATTATTCCCACCTGCCCAATCCCGAAGAAATAGCTCCCATTATAATCATGGAGGAGGTGGTGGAAGATGGCGAAGATAGTGGGCATTGACCTTGGAACTACTAACTCTGTTATTGCGATTGTGGAAGGCGGTGAACCCATTGTGATCCATAACGCTGAAGGGGAACGCCTTACCCCCTCAGTAGTGGCCTTCACCAAGACCGGGGAGAGGCTCGTAGGTAGGCCTGCCAAACGCCAGGCCATAATTAACCCCGAAAATACTGTATTTTCTATCAAACGCTTTATGGGCCGCCGATACGAAGAGGTAGAAGAAGAAAGGAGGCGTGTCCCCTATAAGGTCGTCAGAGGGCCCCAGGGAGACGCTCGCGTTTACATTCCTATCACTGGCAAAGAGTATACACCTCAGGAAATTTCAGCCATGATTCTGGCCAAACTCAAGGCTGATGCGGAAGCTTACCTGGGCGAGCCCGTGACCAAAGCAGTAATTACCGTTCCCGCCTATTTCAACGACTCCCAGCGTCAGGCCACCAAAGATGCGGGGCGCATCGCTGGCCTTGAGGTGCTCCGCATCATCAATGAGCCCACCGCTGCAGCCCTCGCCTACGGGCTGGACAAGAAGGAGAACGAGAAAATCCTGGTCTTTGACCTGGGTGGCGGCACCTTTGACGTCTCCATCCTTGAGGTGGGCGATGGTGTTATAGAGGTCCTGGCAACAGCTGGCGATACTCATCTTGGTGGCGATGATTACGACCAGAGAATCATTGAGTGGATATGCGATGAGTTTTACAAAGAGCACCGGATAGATTTGCGCCAGGACCGCCAGGCCCTCCAGCGTTTGAAGGAAGCGGCCGAGAAGGCCAAAATAGAGCTTTCTACCCTGATGGAAACGGAAATTAACCTGCCCTTCATCACGGCTGATGCTTCCGGGCCCAAGCACCTGCAGATGCGTCTTACCAGAGCCAAGTTTGAACAGCTCACGGCAGACCTTACGGAGCGGCTCAAGGGGCCCTTCATGCAGGCTCTGAGCGATGCCAGGCTCAGGCCTCAGGACCTGGACGAAGTAATCCTTGTGGGCGGCGCTACCCGGATGCCAGCAGTACAGAAGCTCGTCCGGGAACTGACGGGCAAAGAGCCCCACAAGGGAGTTAACCCCGATGAGGTGGTGGCCATAGGGGCAGCTATACAGGCAGCCGTCCTGGCAGGGGAAATTAGAGACGTGCTCCTTCTGGACGTTACACCTCTGAGCCTGGGCGTTGAAACCCTGGGCGGGATAATGCACGTCCTCATCCCCCGCAACACCACTATTCCGGTGCGTAAGAGTGAGATTTTCACTACCGCCGAGGATGGCCAGACCGCAGTGGAAATCCATGTGCTTCAGGGAGAGCGCCCCATGGCGGCCGATAACATAACCCTGGGTCGCTTCCGCCTGGAGGGGATACCCCCTGCTCCAAGAGGGGTTCCCCAGATAGAGGTAACTTTTGACATTGACGCCAACGGAATCCTCAATGTCTCGGCCAGGGATATGGCCACCGGCCGGGAGCAGAAGATAACCATAACGGCCTCCACTAACCTTACCCAGGCCGAAATTGAACGCATGATAAGAGAAGCCCAGCAGTACGCGGAGCAGGACCGGCGCAAGCGCGAGCTGGCCGAGGCCCGCAACCAGGCCGATAACCTCGTCTACTCCATTGAAAAGCTCCTGCGGGAAATGGGTGATAGAATCCCACCCGATGACCGCCGCGAGCTGGAAGCCCGCATAGCTGAGGTCAAAGAAGCCATGAAGGGTGACGACATAGGGGCCATCAGAAGGGCTATGGAGCGGCTCCAGCAGGCCAGCTATCGCTTGTCCGAAAGGTGGTATAGCACCCAGACAAGGCCCGGAGGCAATGGCCAGCGTCCTCCTGAGGGAGAACATCAGGGAGACGTGGTAGAAGGTGAATACAGGACAATGTAACCAACAGAAGCCCTGCGGGTGTAAATTAGCTCACAAGCCCGCAGGGCCTTTAATTTTCCAGCGCCCTTAGCTTCACTTCCTTTCCAGCTTAACCCTTACGATCCTCGGGCCCTTCATTTCCGTTACGGTTAACTTGACCTCTTGGCAGTGAAGCTCATCCCCTTCGCGGGGGACCCTCTGAAGTTGGGTGAAAATAAGGCCGGCCAGTGTCTCATAATCCTCACTCTCCGGCAGCGTGAGACCCAGAGTCTCGTTCACCTCGTCTACTCTGAGGGCTGCGTCAAGGTAGTAAACATTATCGCTAACTTTCTCTATAAGAGGCTTTTCCAGGGCTGATTCATCAGTGACCCGCCCCACGATCTCCTCCAACAGCTCTTCCAGGGTGACAAG
This is a stretch of genomic DNA from Anaerolineae bacterium. It encodes these proteins:
- a CDS encoding adenosylcobalamin-dependent ribonucleoside-diphosphate reductase, which codes for MTLKLSPAAAATLKKRYLRKDEKGNVIETPEEMFRRVAKAVAEAEESRKEEWAEKFYQLMVSFDFLPNSPTLMNAGTPLGQLSACFVIPVDDDMSSIFEAVKATALIHQSGGGTGFSFSRLRPKGDVVRSTGGIASGPVSFMRVFDTATDVIKQGGCLSVRTWVRTTRGLQRLGAFLNAPPMGDNPLNEEVLGRDGFEPAFLAQDNGTAEVYRIRTDLGLYLEATYNHLVRVVTEDGRIEWKAAEKVKPGDRLVVRLGGYTGHDASLPPCPLEHHDVTPITLPDRMNPDLAELVGYFIANGSLSAPNGKPECLVFHAPCNTPDVEKWLEEALRKFGLNPARGQKKGHASSLIVARNAALAEWWQEAGLNKEGTARAGIPALILTASPESVRAFLRGLFEGNGDVSPKGHVRLRNPSKELIEQVQQLLLALGIVSRAAERKKGGKPVYELRISHRPSLLHFARTIGFRSELKRQRLEEKLTGASGVRNGLQPRDELLRSNLYYTRVTDVEKDRAYTMDIEVTGAEFVANGFLVHNRRRGANMGILRVDHPDILEFITCKEKEGAFANFNISVAITDRFIQALREDGEYELINPRNGEVVRRLRAREVFNKIVEGAWRNGEPGVVFLDRINEFNPTPNLGKIESTNPCGEQPLLPYESCNLGSINLSNMVTDDGRIDWEKLERTVKLAVRFLDNVITVNKFPLPQIKEATLRTRKIGLGVMGFADMLIKLGIPYDSEEALEVAEKIMEAIAYWSKEASVELARERGPFPAFGGSIYPEGKLPLPDPRTSSSSFDWVGLVERIKEHGIRNAATTTLAPTGSISIIAGCSSGIEPIFALAFTRKHILDEDAFPEINPLFEKVAKERGFYNLEIMRKVAEKGRIQDIEEIPPDVRRVFVTALDIAPEWHVRMQAAFQRWTDNSISKTINLPFEATLEDVEKAILLAYELGCKGVTLYRDRSREAQVLNVGVEEKKEEVRAAQPGLPGVLSPRPRPLVTHGTTEKIPLGCGRNLYVTVNEDQIGLCEVFLQVGKSGGCVASQSEAIGRLISLALRSGINPQAIVKQLKGIRCPAPTWHDGGPILSCADAIAKAMERHMKAQKGEGQQVSGAPTTSKTSSTFDFGLSPECPDCGSLLEYSEGCVICRNCGYSQCL
- a CDS encoding geranylgeranyl reductase family protein; translated protein: MVKVESGLCSYCGGCVSLCPQKALSLAETRVVVGEACNDCGLCVRVCPSGALSIPRATSRAVHPSPDSSYDVVVIGAGPAGSMAALYAARHGASVLLLEKRQEIGSPVRCAEGISAEALRRFFEPMPSFVASTITGAAFYFQDGKTFKLWKSFQAGEGFILERRIFDRFLAEEAARAGAKVLVKTPAVGLLMDGGRIRGVRVKAAGVEKEVEAKVVIAADGVESEAGRWAGINTTLPPKEAISCAQFLLSGIEVDPSITLYYLTPEFAPGGYAWVFPKGEGKANVGLGVQANLAREPAINYLVRFIESIPALSKGSPVTLITGLVPLRPLETIVGPGIILVGDAAGQVDPLTGGGIPFAMAAGALAGEVAARFAQGESPLEEYRERWEEKWGRKLRRNYNLKEQFPPEVRTGESFLRLFAAATGSVK
- the nrdR gene encoding transcriptional regulator NrdR — its product is MLRCPYCGSTESRVTDTRHSPKGIRRRRVCKSCGKRFTSYETVMATPVVIKRDGRREEFDREKLLTGIRKACAKRPIPFETIENLADEIEDRIRAMGKAEVPSRLIGQMVLEKLKELDQVAYIRFASVYLPLEDLESLKREIEKLLGEE
- the dnaK gene encoding molecular chaperone DnaK, with translation MAKIVGIDLGTTNSVIAIVEGGEPIVIHNAEGERLTPSVVAFTKTGERLVGRPAKRQAIINPENTVFSIKRFMGRRYEEVEEERRRVPYKVVRGPQGDARVYIPITGKEYTPQEISAMILAKLKADAEAYLGEPVTKAVITVPAYFNDSQRQATKDAGRIAGLEVLRIINEPTAAALAYGLDKKENEKILVFDLGGGTFDVSILEVGDGVIEVLATAGDTHLGGDDYDQRIIEWICDEFYKEHRIDLRQDRQALQRLKEAAEKAKIELSTLMETEINLPFITADASGPKHLQMRLTRAKFEQLTADLTERLKGPFMQALSDARLRPQDLDEVILVGGATRMPAVQKLVRELTGKEPHKGVNPDEVVAIGAAIQAAVLAGEIRDVLLLDVTPLSLGVETLGGIMHVLIPRNTTIPVRKSEIFTTAEDGQTAVEIHVLQGERPMAADNITLGRFRLEGIPPAPRGVPQIEVTFDIDANGILNVSARDMATGREQKITITASTNLTQAEIERMIREAQQYAEQDRRKRELAEARNQADNLVYSIEKLLREMGDRIPPDDRRELEARIAEVKEAMKGDDIGAIRRAMERLQQASYRLSERWYSTQTRPGGNGQRPPEGEHQGDVVEGEYRTM